A region of the Arachis hypogaea cultivar Tifrunner chromosome 15, arahy.Tifrunner.gnm2.J5K5, whole genome shotgun sequence genome:
CAAAAAAGTTATTTACATATCTAAGTTTCAACTATCCCCaaacataattaatttaattgatatattGCTGAGTACAATTTCGAAGGTGATTGTTTTTTAATCCTACTTTgccaatatttatttaaattttgattcagTTCATGTGTTATATAAATGATTTCATGTACAACACTTAACTATGGATTCCACCTCCTTCCTTCCTCCCATTTTTACATTGTTAACAtgaaatttttaatgttattGTGAGTTTAAGAATTTGTAAGCTTTTTTAATGGCAAACTCGTCTTTCCAAGCAATGAGAATTTTTGCCATAGACTATTTTATTTGGATTTGATTAAATTATGATTCACATTAGAGTATTAATAAACTAATTGTTTGACATATAGAATGCTtggaattataagaaaaaaaagttgTCCACCACAATTTTCTTCTGTGCCTTTTAAGTCCAATTTAGGAGTTTAAAAAAAGAGGTCCTATTATCTGCCAGAACATGTTACAGTTTCTCAACCAAAAACACCTTAGATGATAGATGTCTAGCATAGcaaaaaataagaatatatatatatatatatatatattcagtaaaatctaatacttaaaaaaaactataataaaGAAAATACACAATAATACTTATTTCCAATTgacaaaaataatgttttcaactCTCATGATATTGGTAAGGAGTATTAGAGGCAAATGGGTGAGATTTGGATGGAGACAAGAGCAAAAGTTGACACTAAAAGGGGGCATAAAGCCGTTTTTGCAGGTGGAGTGCAGTGGCTCAtggaaatttaatttaataagatTATAGGTGATATGTGTATGAGTTGcttgttttattttgtatataggcaaattttatgtgtttgttgagaCTTTGTGGAGTATTTGTTGTGTTTGACAAAAACTTCTGATTTATAGTCTGTCCTTAATGGCAATGCCCAAGGAAATAAACTATGAATCAAAAGACATTATTTTGGGTCAAGTTAGTATGAACAATCTAAAGAAAAATTGTCTTTACTGTGTCTGTCACCAACACCAAAACATAACtaagaataatgcataattattttcaaatagaAAGAGACCACATTATCCTAAACCCAAATAAGAATTTCACCCCTTCAAATCTTAACACATTTCATCTTCTTGGTTGACATTTCTCCTTATGTTGTAGCCTCAATTTCATTGTACCCGAAGTTGAGTGATTGACAGTGTTGTGATCCATCCACATCATTATATTGACTCATCAAGGCTTATATAGCAAAAAGTGAAAGAAACAAAGATTATTCATAAAACTCTATGTATAGAATTAATTTGATACTAATCCAAACATGTCTAAAATAGAAAGACCGCAGCTTAACACAAGAGAAGCGTTAAACATTTTGGAGATCTAAATTTTGACTTTTCATAAGCTCTGGGATATGCTGGCTGTCAATCCAGTCTGTAAGTCAATTATGTAAATCAAGTTAGATAAAAATACTAAACtttgaaatttataaaatattatatgactGTTTTTAGATAATGCTCTGAGCATTGAGATAAAGAGACATAAATATAGAGATTGTGTAGATAGAAACCTGTTTGGTTATGTAAACAAggataaaaatacaatttttatgtaacagacaaaaataaaatcttttatttttccatacaTCCTAAAAGTTGAAATAAAAATATCTGATTATGTCTCTATGTCTTTACTTTATATTCTATCTCAGAACAGAATTCAAATGCAGCCCATGTGTATGTATGTGAAAGTTTATGCAGCAAATTAATTCAAACCTTAGTATCAAAAAATCCAGGATCCTTCTCTTTGAACTTAGTGATAATGGAATCATTAAAACAAATGTCAACAACATCGTATGCCGGTTCTTTCGAAGTGAAACAAATTTTCTTAACCTCAACCTTAAAAACGAATGATCTATCACATAACATATGTTGAAATTCTGAGAGTTGTGTTAAGTCAAAATCACCCTGTTTCAAAAAAAAGTGATACTAAATCAGTACTAGTAAGTTATCATATCATAACCAAACTTACACTAATATATTATTGTTTCATAAAACTTACATTTTCAGTAGATTTCAAAATCTCAGTGCAGGACTTATGGAGCAAAAGGCATCCAAGCTTTTCAAATATGACAAAGGTTGCACTCCCTGAGGAATCAATAACTTTCACCTTAATTCTATACctgtttttataatatataatatatacaaatgAAATAATCAGCATAAATAAACCTCGTACCAAAACTATAATTTCAAGGAAAACAAATCAATATTTTGAAGAGTAAATGAAAAATATATTGACCTTGGAATAATATTCTCAACATGCTTTGAACACTTTTCACAATAGTATGACCCAAACTTCAGAACAACTTCAGTGCCACATCTACATTGAGCAACAAACCAATCAGGTCCACCAATCACTCCCATAATTGTACCATACACAGCATAATCACCATCCTAAAAGAAAAGTAACAAACAATAAAAAAGTGCATTACTATTTTAATTTGGACTTGAATGATGAAcatgaaaagaaagtaaaaaataataaaaaatgactaaCCTCTTTacattccttcaattctccaattgtCTTCCGAGGTGTAATCTCGAGAAAATCTTCCGCAAGTGAGTAATAGTGATCATGTTTTTGAGCACTATTTGATTTCAAAGATcatataaagaaagcaaaattttagatattatgtAAAGGAATATAGCAATAGTATAGCATAACCATgaagctttaaaaaaaaaaggttgaacCTCGTATTAACGTTGGAAAGGGGTTTCTGCCTAATCAGAAATCTATCAAAGTTTTGTTTATGCTTAACGGTGCTATCAACCTGTTGCAACAATTTGGCGCAACAAAAGGGAAATAGAAAATTTAGTTAGCAAAGACAATAAACTTCAAGACTAAAAGGATACAAATGATCATAGTGCCACATGATATGTACGTTGTacatatttagttatttttgttttccaaaaCCACAAATAACATCTAACGTCATGTCTTATTTATCAAATTGGAAgtgaatgattaaataaaatgGCATATGTCGCTGCAACCAAactcaaaatttaataaaaaaacacaCCATTAATTAACTATAGAAACATGAATTTCTTAACCTTGTTGAAGGCTCGTGTGAACAACTTCGGTATGGAAATTCCTTTTGTCCATGACGTGTCTCCAAGAACACGTTTTGATGAGATCAACTTTTGAGGCATTGAAAAGCGTGCAGAGATTTGTTTTGCTTTCAGCCTTGAAACCTTAAAGATGGTTAATCAGTGAGGGTAGATTTTCACACTTCCACTAGATGTTGATTTATTTCTGCTTGATCTAGGGTTGAAATAAATTAGGGGGTGTTACGTATTTAGAATCTTTTCTGGTCACTGGAATCATTAAAAATAGTAATTAAGTAAGTTGAGTTGATGTAGTAATTAgttcattaatttatttaaatgtcgaaaatttgaattttactttgtCTGTATAAATCCATTGGCGAGGAGTCCAGTTCCATAATAATTTACACAATCCATTTAATCTGAAAATGATTGCATTTTATTTAAtagattgtttatttatttttcatatttaagaaatttttttttcacctcatcaaaaaaaaaaaataatttctacattaaataaaaaaaaaagaaactataaTTTGAAATACAAACTTTTtacatcaaatttttttattttatgtcaatttttttattttaataaccatattagatatattaatAAAAGTAACCAATTTGAGTTATTCGGATACCGTagacaataaaaaaaagttattaaatcagtcacttttatttaaaatatatattaaaatataaaatacacattaaaaattaatttgattactacataatatttttattattttaatgtttagacaaATCCACAATCATGACAATTCAAACGAATTGCGAGGTAAAAGAAGCGAAATAGTGAATTGAAGTATTCAACTTTAAGTCGAGTATATTACTGTAAGGCAAGAGTGATAAGGTAGCAATTAAGGAGTGAAGTGATTTGAGGGATAttgattttagtttttagagattTAGTCTCGCAGTATCAACTAattctattactttaatattCATTTTATCTCAATTTGAAATcaattattagagatataatcagtACCTTAGCTTTACCTACGAAATATGAATAGAAGTGATGAGATGCGTTGGTTGGAGATGGGCATCACTAATTTGTGCAGCAATATCTCTTACAGCATAATTAGATTTTGATGATGCATCAAATTCTTTCCTTGTGTCGAAGTTTTGGGTTACAAGAACCATGTCCATGGAACGTTTGATCTGTTTCGGCTTTCTTGTTAGCAGCCACCACCCACAATCTTAATCTTGCAGCTGTTTGTGATGGTTGAAaggaaagaattttttttttaaaaatatttagtacGAAACTCTTGATCCAAAAAGGGATAttacaaatttaacaaaatacaTCTATTTTATAACAGAGAATAgatctttttaattattgaaaaaatttaaaggaataaagtgtaatttttaattttttattattctttttttatattttttatctcatttataaaattaataataaaaaattatattttattttcttaattattaaaaaaaattgaaaaaaataggaCATAACACTCGTTCCTTTTCTAAACATACATGAATCATCTACATAAATCTTCAGCTGAAAGGATCACGTCACAATTGGCAAACATAATTCAATATAACCATGATACGGAAAGGTTGTTGCTATACCTTTTATAGCTAATGCCAcacattatattattattggttTTAAAATATCACACATTAATATTTTAAGTTGATCACTTTGTGTATTGTCACTCTATTTGATTTTGTCTTATTTACTCTATTTAGTAATGATTtgtttcttctaattctcttttcACTAGTGCCGCTGTTCAAGTCCATCTTTAATTCTTcttcttaattattttatatcaacTGCCTTTTAATTTATAGAAAATTATCTGATGCTGCAAAAGGCAGCATGTGATAATGTCTGTGCGGGGTATAGTGGGAGCACAACACGTGTATAGAAACCTGTGGCACAAGAACAGGGTTTATGTGCTTACTGTAAGGAGTGGCAAGTTTTCTGTTTCGCGTTTTCGATAGCGGAAGCATAGTTAGGCATAATTACATTGTTATGTAAAGTGGGTATTTGGGCCACCAAAAGGGATTTGGTGTCAGGCCCAATTATGTTTTGGGTGTAACGTTTATTTGTTAGTCCTTAAACTTTGGTAAGTTTGCAGAGAAAAGCAAAACAGACTTTCATAAGTTGGCCTTATTGAAGAATAAGAAAAGCTGAATAATTCattgtttatttttgtttatttttttgcaatggtttatttgtaaaaaaaaattgtattgcaAGATCAAGCTGCAATCATTGGAGATTGagtttggatcctctaaattttagatttttactttagaggataaagtgagatCTCTCACCATTGAATGTTTTTTCTCTCATGTATTctcttggtcccacctataaaataaatagtgatagatcatactttatcctttaaagttaaattcaaaattttgaggATCCACTGAAATTTGGtatgaaataaaaaagatatgatgacAAAAAGAGTAGGAGAAAAAacctatataatatatatttcgaACTTATGAAGGATGGTGAATTATAGCCTGCACCGGCCCAATTGAAGAGAAGAATGCACCTTGTCCTTTCTGCATTGCTGTCCAGTTTGAGGGAGTGCCATGCGTAGATGAGGTACGGTGAGGTGGCATGTGGCAGGTGCAATGTTCACCGGTGAAGGGGGAGTGGTTAATGGGTGAAATTTTAATTTGGCCCCCATTGGTGGCTGGTTTGTAAATGTCAAAAATTCATGGGGTGGGGCTGAAACTGATTTTTTGTTGGGATGGGCAGCACTTTTTTGGTCCAGTTTGGGGCCTATGGTGTGATAAAATTTGTGGGCTTAATTTTGTTTATTCAGAAACACAATAAATTACAAGGGAATGGAAAAAAATTTCCAAGGAGGAATTCAACTTCATTAAATTGTTGAAACATTAATAATCATGTCTGGAAAAAAATGTAAAACCAAGAACCTAATTTCGAATGGAGAATAAATGTTTATATATAGGCGCATGGAGTTAATATTCGAACACTTCAGTCTGAAGGATAGGAGAGATGGAGGAGAATATGCAACGCTTCTTGTTCATTGCCGTTACGAAGGGGCACAAGCCCGATATATACATGAGTTGGGAGGAGGTGAACCAGCAAGTTGTGGGTTTTATGTTTTCTGAGTTTCACGAATTCAATAGCTTTGAACACGCATGCTCGTGCTTCAAAGCGAGGATGTCGTCCATTTGTACTGAGAAATGTGGTAGTGGTGAAACTGGTGGAGTCAGGCTGGATGGAGGTGGCGGCAAGAAATTGGCTGTCTCCGGTAGAGGCTATCCTTGCCGGCCAATTATTTCATGTATGACTTGTGAAACGGCGTTCGGTTTTCAATAATTAGTGTATTTATGAAGCTATGCTTTGCAGTGATGGAATGTGATTTTATTCGATTTGGAGTTATGTTAGTGCTGTTTATTCTGGTCATTTTATGTTCGGTTATTAATCTTTTTAGGTttggaaatttatttatttatgcaatttttgttgttctatgaCTGTGCAAAAGGGCTTCTTGTAATTTCGGCCGAGGAGCTTAACACGGATTTCACAGTTGTGAGCGGCATGGAGGAGTGGTTGCTGAAAGTTTGCCTGGAGGCAGAGATCCCTTGCCCCTATTTCTTCAAGGTGGAACGATTTGTCGGAGAGCAAGGGCCGTTCTTTGGCTTCACGGTTGTTATTCCTGGGCATCCATTTGAGATAGAGCTATTTGTCACTGGTCGTTTCTCGATGGTTGAAAAAGCTGCAAGAGAAGATGCTGCTTATGAGATGCTATGCATGTTGCTTGATGTAACTAGAAAAGAGATTCGGGATTATAACTATCAAAAGGTGAAGCTTCTTGGCGACTCAAATAGCGCGCTTCGGGCCAGGGTAGGTCAACTGGAAGAATCTTACGAGAAGATGAAGGCCAGTTACGATTCCCTTGTAAGACGCCATGTGGAAGGAGAAAGAGTTTGATGTGTGTGTACTGAATGTGTCGTTGGTGTTTGGTTATGTTGTAATTGTTCAATTATTGTTGTGTGTCCTTTACTTTGGTGATTAAGGCGCAAAGTAGTATGTAATGTGTTTTAGTTTGTTGTTGAATGGCAAGGTTTAGTAGATAATGTCCAAAAATTTGTGATAATTAGTGATGATGTTATGATTAACGGCATTACTTTATAATACAATGAAGTACGATTTGTGTTGAATCCCGTTTGTGTTACCCTGAAATTTTATTGTCGTTATTGTGCAGTGGTTGTTTTAAATGTTGGCAAAGATATCCCTCCATGAGAAGAAGATTACGCTTACTTTGGTTTTGTCTTTTTCTGTGGACTGGCTTGGATTGTACAGCTGTACCTGTGGTTACACAACGTACAGAGGAAAATTTGTTGTGGAGTTGCTTTTGAAACGCATGTTCTGTATGTGGTCAGGTGTCGTAAATAGAGGATGAAGATAAATGGATTAACGGGTTAAAGTACAAAAATGACGTTCGAATAATTATACTTTGCTGAGTTAATGACAGTTAGGCTGGAATAACAACCTGATATAATGCGTAAAGTGAATATTAGATTAATTAATACAatagaatatatgttaaaaaGTAAACAAATGAAGACAGTGAAAAGTAAGCCTACTTCAATGCAGGTAACATATGATGCTAGGTGGTGGTTTAAGGTTAAGAGGAGCCTACTTCCTAACCAGAGCTAAGTAAAGGACCAAGATGGTAACGAAGATAAATAGAATACACGGGTAGGGAATTGTTACCGCTGCATTTCGTTGGATCGGTTGTTTTGACGGATAATTGGGTGGTTGTCTCCATGTTCTTTCGGACGATGACCCTGTATGCCTTCCTCCAAGGGGAGTATTTGGTCAACAATCGGTGATGGGTTCTGCTGAAtggttggtggttgattttgATGCAGTAGAGGACCATTGTGGGTGAGCTGATTGATAAaccccctattttatgattcatcttgtgctcaattgagtgtttatcaattcttcacccacttattcataagatttgtatggttttacaattccttccttattttatgatatatgtgaaaacatatttcctatgccttaaaaataattattttaattatcctttattaccattcgatgccatgatctgtgtgtcaagtattttcaggtttcatagggcaggaatggcttagaggacaaaaaggaaacacacaaaaatggaaggaacgcacaaaatagagttttgaagaaaatggtagcgacgcgcacgcatggacgacgcgaacgcatgcctaGGCGCAGAGCACAaacgacgtgaacgcgtgactgacgcgtacgtgtgacaagggaaaactccaaatgacgcgaacgcgtgacccacgcgcacgcgtgacggacgccacatgcagaaaattgcagaagtcgccccccagcgatttctggaccatTTTtcagcccaaatccaagcccagaaacacagaatagaagccaGAGAATGGGAGAATAAAAAAAGGAGAATCGATAGaactttcataattcacaattttaggttttagatgtagttttagagagagagagaggttctctcctctctcttaggttttaggattaggatttctcttagtttatggttatttctctaattccaggttcaatattcctttaatctatgtttctcttttacttttagttactctaatgcttttacttgttaattacttatgttgccaaattggcttatgaatctttccatgttagatttgaatattctatttaatataatttgaggtattttagatttatgattgttttattctatttatgatgctttcaatttaatttagatttttctccttttggttttgattaagtaattggtgacacttgagttgtcaaactcagcagttgattgaaaattggaaattgctgattgatttggatccctctaaagctagtctttccacaggagttgactatgaCTTGAGGAATCAcgttaattggtccacttgactttcctttatttagtaagtgttaactaagtgggagcaataacaattctcatcacacctgataaggataactaggatgggatttccagttcttatagctcgccaagagttttctttataatttatttattttatttttcttgccatttaaattacttgttccttatttcaaaaaaaaaaaaaaccaacaatacttttccataaccaataataaatcatacttccctgtaattctttgagaagacgactcgaggtttaaatacttcggttataaattttattggatttttttacttgtgacaaccaaagtttttgtacgaaaggattctctgttggtttagaaactatacttacaacgtgattatttttataaaaattatttactgAAAGAAAACCAGTTAGTCACGGATTCTGTAATCGTCCGGCATAGAGGCATTTTTTGAATGCCATACGAGCTTCATCGAAGGTGTCGTAAGACTTATGGAGATTGCCGCTAAATTCGTTAACTTGGCTATGACAGGCCAGCTAGGAATTATAGATGCTAGGGACCCTCTAACACGGGATCGTTGGCATTTCTGCCGTCGGCGGGGGGTTGACCAGATGATTCCTTCACTTCTCGGTTTGTACTCAGGGACGGGAAAGGAGAAAA
Encoded here:
- the LOC112750206 gene encoding uncharacterized protein; protein product: MPQKLISSKRVLGDTSWTKGISIPKLFTRAFNKVDSTVKHKQNFDRFLIRQKPLSNVNTSAQKHDHYYSLAEDFLEITPRKTIGELKECKEDGDYAVYGTIMGVIGGPDWFVAQCRCGTEVVLKFGSYYCEKCSKHVENIIPRYRIKVKVIDSSGSATFVIFEKLGCLLLHKSCTEILKSTENGDFDLTQLSEFQHMLCDRSFVFKVEVKKICFTSKEPAYDVVDICFNDSIITKFKEKDPGFFDTKTGLTASISQSL